A single Vigna radiata var. radiata cultivar VC1973A chromosome 8, Vradiata_ver6, whole genome shotgun sequence DNA region contains:
- the LOC106770367 gene encoding uncharacterized protein LOC106770367 — MEDSPSAAYIHQVHRLIEECILFNMNQEECKEALFKHANIKPVITSTVWKELEKENREFFDAYSKGQKEESSQTQKREKILNMVSASKNSSNDKFRV, encoded by the exons ATGGAAGATTCACCCTCAGCAGCTTATATCCACCAG GTGCACCGTCTGATAGAAGAGTGTATTCTATTCAACATGAATCAAGAAGAATGCAAGGAAGCTCTTTTCAAACATGCAAATATCAAACCAGTTATTACCTCTACAG TGTGGAAAGAGTTAGAGAAGGAAAACAGGGAGTTCTTTGATGCCTATTCGAAGGGCCAAAAGGAAGAAAGTTCACAGACACAGAAGAGGGAAAAGATACTAAACATGGTTTCAGCATCAAAAAATTCGTCAAACGACAAGTTTAGGGTTTAA